AAGCACGGCAAGGGGCCCAAGCTGATCGTCTACAAGATGCGCCCCAAGAAGCACTACCGTCGCAAGAACGGCCACCGTCAGCCCTTCACCCGGGTGATGGTCGAGTCGATCAGCTTCTAAGCCTTTAGAAAGGACCGCATCGAAAAATGGCACACAAAAAAGGGGTAGGCTCCACCCGTAACGGCCGCGACTCCAACGCCCAGCGCCTCGGCGTCAAGAAGTACGGCGGCGAGAAGGTCATCGCCGGCAACATCATCGTTCGTCAGCGCGGCACCCAGTTCCACCCCGGCGTCAACGTCGGGATGGGCAAGGACCACACCCTGTTCGCCCTGGTCGAAGGCCTCGTGACCTTCGAGCGCTTCGGCGCCAAGCGCCAGAAGATCAGCGTCCGCCCCGCGGTCGCCAACGCGTAAGCGCTGAACCCGTCGCAACGGCCCGCCCCAGCTGGGGCGGGCCGTTCGTCTGCGAATAGCCGGGAAAAGAGCTTGCGACGGACGGATGATTGGGTGGTAGACTGGTGTTCGGAGATGTTCAACCAACGCAAGGCAGGATAACAAATCACGACCTGCCGCGAGGACCACTCATCCCGCGCGTCCAGTGATAGCCGGCGTCTCTCGACGAGACGGCACGAGCAAGAGCAGCGGTGCCCGATGATCGAGCCCCCCCAAGCCATCAAGCCAACCCACCCCCCGCGCTGGGCCGCGATGTGGGGAATGTCCCTGTTCCTGTTCAGCGCCCCGTGGCTCTCCCTTTTCAATCACCGCACCTTGATCCTGGGAATTCCCCTGATCCTGCTCTACCTCTTCGGGACGGCCGCCCTCTTGATCGCGATCTCGGCGACGATGAAATCGACCGACTAGGGCCATGGTTTCGCCCCTTCTGCTGGTTGGAGTCGCCGCGGGCTACCTCCTATTGCTGTTCCTGATCGCCTATCGCGTCGAGCGGCGACAGGCCGCGTTCGCCCCGTCGCACGTTCGCACGTTCACCTACCTCATGGCCCTCTCCGGGGTCTGGATCACCGGCTGGAGCTACCTGAGCGCGGCGGGCGGGCTGATCGACAAGGGGCTGCCCTACCTGGCCATCCAGCTCGGAGCCGGCCTCACCTTCCTGTTCGGCTGGCCCCTGATCCTGAAGGCCGTCCAGATCGCCAGGGCCCACCGCGTCACGACCCTCCCGGGCTTCCTCGCGCTCAGGTACGGGGGGTCGAGACTCCTCCCCGTGCTGGTGGCGTGCTTTCTTTTCGCGGGAACCCTTCCCTACATCGCCCTGCAACTGGGGGCGGCCGCCTATGCCTTCCAGGTGCT
This sequence is a window from Pantanalinema sp.. Protein-coding genes within it:
- the rpmA gene encoding 50S ribosomal protein L27, with protein sequence MAHKKGVGSTRNGRDSNAQRLGVKKYGGEKVIAGNIIVRQRGTQFHPGVNVGMGKDHTLFALVEGLVTFERFGAKRQKISVRPAVANA